Proteins from a single region of Gossypium arboreum isolate Shixiya-1 chromosome 1, ASM2569848v2, whole genome shotgun sequence:
- the LOC108481661 gene encoding receptor-like protein 56, which yields MKGMHSLKLMLVMNLVILLTQFDGKKACFEEERMGLLELKSFLKQEVVDVSDHDVLPSWVDDPRSDCCGWERVSCNSTTRRIVKISLSLIGGIIQGCHNDFVFSSYLNVTLFQSFKYLKTLNLSYSYIRWQENQGLLRLQQLETLDLSGNGLTSSHLQSLMELKSLKNLILSCNSFNGSFPTPELSGFENLETLDLSWNSLSDSPGELDATNFSKLRNVVLHDNYFNSTEILRLLGSLPSLRSLDLSSNMLGMESTLSNQDLITLGRLELLDLSRNYFNGSIPQNLGKLSYLKALYLAGNLFKGSLPVPGLCELRRLQVLDISHNRLEGTLPSCLSNLTSLKVLDVHDNLLSGSITPHLIPSQKFLQFIDISKNVFEGSFSFSSMFNHSKLEVIVLGGTTNKLQIDNDNQAGNGIPLFQLKVLQLSNCSMKNAPLFLLNQHRLIWVDISHNKLSGAIPSWLLQSNTDLKFLNLRNNSFTGKLDPFPQHPLSSMVHMDASYNHIDGHLPKDLGIVLPNLQYLNLSYNFFKGELPSSVGAMRKLLLLDLSFNNLSGKLPNELVKNCTDLGVLKLNNNNFRGDFFSTHFNLSDLRALELGNNEFTGGLMTKEEFYAEMRICDVSNNKMTGKIPNGIDAKVLLLQSNSFEGQIPCEGFFNAQVVDISHNFLSGQAPSCLISKAFSYVKLLNLRDNRLSGNIPAEISFFPSLRILLLGNNRFNGLIPRQLCQLRDISIMDLSNNFFSGSIPSCLSNVSFGNYFSYSWGNLTFSYWNIRHEDGYSDLYPLVRLYDFTSFWDNVKLEDQYVFNIDFVTKNSLLSFKGNILSYMSGLDLSCNNLTGAIPQSLGKLFSIRALNLSHNHLTGHIPVSLSNLSQIESLDFSYNNLSGRIPSELVDLNFLAVFSVAHNNLSGGIPDKGQFATFGINSYKGNPFLNGLPSEKNRIKPVEILLSSDETEEKWYDIDRTFFISSFVATYGVFLLTFGALLYINPYWRSRTFDDSGALYRTLKFRGVIGRERTPVVLSLYFGCSFSSQQIGIGAWLLCQIIMEINTSKMIMLNGTNYQLWRNKMKDLLFVKALHLPVFTTQKPDSKSDEEWEFEHQQVCGFIRQFVEENVYNHIDQETHARTLWEKLESLYA from the exons ATGAAAGGGATGCATTCACTGAAGTTGATGCTTGTTATGAATTTGGTCATCCTATTGACTCAATTTGATGGGAAAAAGGCATGTTTTGAAGAAGAGAGGATGGGGCTGTTAGAATTGAAGTCCTTTTTGAAGCAAGAAGTGGTGGATGTTTCAGACCATGATGTACTCCCTTCATGGGTTGATGACCCAAGGAGTGATTGCTGTGGTTGGGAGAGAGTTAGCTGCAACTCAACCACCCGACGGATTGTTAAAATCTCCCTCTCTCTTATAGGAGGGATTATACAAGGTTGTCATAATGATTTTGTGTTTTCATCCTATTTGAATGTTACCTTATTCCAGTCTTTTAAATATCTAAAAACTCTCAATTTATCCTACAGTTATATTAGATGGCAAGAGAACCAAG GTTTGCTAAGGCTACAACAGTTGGAGACCTTGGATCTTTCTGGTAACGGCTTAACAAGTAGCCATCTGCAGTCCTTGATGGAACTCAAATCTCTTAAGAATTTGATTCTTAGTTGCAATTCCTTCAACGGATCCTTCCCTACCccag AACTATCTGGTTTTGAAAACTTGGAGACATTGGATTTAAGTTGGAATTCACTAAGTGACTCCCCAGGGGAGTTGG ACGCTACGAATTTCTCAAAGCTGAGGAATGTAGTGCTGCATGACAATTACTTCAATTCTACTGAGATTCTGAGGTTGCTGGGTTCACTTCCGTCGCTCAGGTCTCTTGACCTTTCCTCTAATATGCTGGGAATGGAAAGCACTCTGTCGAATCAAG ATTTGATAACTTTAGGAAGATTGGAGCTATTAGATTTAAGCAGGAATTATTTCAATGGGAGTATTCCTCAAAATCTTGGGAAGCTATCCTATCTTAAAGCGCTATATTTGGCAGGCAATCTATTCAAAGGGTCTTTACCGGTCCCAG GCTTGTGCGAATTGAGGAGACTTCAAGTGTTGGACATTAGTCATAATAGGTTGGAAGGAACCCTTCCTTCTTGCCTGAGCAATTTGACATCTCTTAAGGTTTTAGATGTGCATGATAACCTACTCAGTGGCTCCATTACTCCACATTTAATACCAAGTCAAAAGTTTCTTCAGTTCATCGATATTAGCAAAAATGTTTTTGAAGGTTCCTTCTCTTTCAGCTCGATGTTCAATCATTCCAAGCTTGAGGTGATCGTACTTGGAGGCACAACAAACAAGCTACAGATTGATAATGACAACCAAGCTGGGAATGGGATTCCGTTGTTTCAACTAAAGGTATTGCAACTTTCTAATTGTAGCATGAAGAATGCTCCACTTTTTTTGCTAAACCAGCACCGATTGATATGGGTTGATATCTCACACAATAAGTTGAGCGGAGCCATCCCTTCCTGGTTGCTTCAAAGCAACACGGATCTAAAGTTTCTGAATCTTAGGAATAATTCTTTTACTGGGAAACTTGACCCTTTTCCACAACATCCTCTGAGTAGTATGGTTCATATGGATGCATCATACAATCATATTGATGGCCATCTTCCTAAGGATCTTGGAATTGTACTTCCAAATTTACAATATCTTAATTTATCTTATAACTTCTTTAAAGGCGAGCTCCCATCCTCAGTTGGTGCCATGAGGAAGTTGTTGTTGTTGGATTTATCCTTCAATAATTTATCAGGGAAACTTCCAAACGAATTGGTAAAAAACTGCACTGATTTGGGGGTTTTGAAGTTAAACAATAACAATTTTCGTGGTGATTTTTTTTCCACTCACTTTAACTTGAGTGACTTACGAGCTTTGGAATTGGGAAACAATGAGTTCACTGGAGGCCTAATGACAAAAGAGGAATTTTATGCTGAGATGCGAATTTGTGATGTTAGCAACAACAAAATGACTGGAAAGATTCCTAATGGAATAGATGCTAAGGTTCTTTTACTGCAGAGCAATTCTTTTGAAGGCCAAATTCCATGCGAAGGATTTTTTAATGCCCAAGTTGTTGATATTTCTCATAACTTTCTGTCGGGACAAGCACCTTCATGCTTAATATCCAAGGCTTTTTCATATGTTAAGTTGTTGAACTTAAGAGATAATAGATTGTCAGGAAATATTCCTGCAGAAATTAGTTTTTTCCCTAGCCTAAGAATTCTTTTGTTAGGAAATAATCGTTTCAATGGCCTGATTCCAAGACAATTGTGTCAATTAAGAGACATAAGCATAATGGATCTTTCCAACAACTTCTTTTCTGGGTCAATACCAAGTTGCTTGAGTAATGTCTCCTTTGGCAATTATTTCAGTTATTCCTGGGGAAATTTAACGTTTTCTTATTGGAATATCAGGCATGAAGATGGTTACAGTGATCTATATCCCCTTGTACGACTTTATGACTTTACTAGTTTCTGGGACAATGTTAAGTTAGAAGATCAGTATGTGTTTAATATAGACTTTGTCACTAAAAATAGTCTACTTTCTTTCAAAGGAAACATTCTGAGTTACATGTCTGGATTAGATTTGTCATGTAACAATCTGACAGGCGCAATTCCTCAGAGTCTCGGGAAGTTGTTCTCCATTCGTGCACTCAACTTATCCCACAATCATCTGACAGGGCATATCCCAGTTTCGCTGTCAAATCTATCCCAAATTGAGAGTTTGGATTTTTCTTACAACAATTTAAGTGGAAGAATCCCATCAGAGTTGGTCGATCTTAACTTCTTGGCAGTCTTCAGTGTCGCGCACAATAATTTATCAGGCGGAATTCCAGACAAAGGGCAATTCGCAACATTTGGAATCAACAGTTATAAAGGAAATCCATTTCTTAATGGGCTGCCATCAGAGAAGAACCGCATCAAACCTGTAGAGATACTATTATCATCAGATGAAACTGAAGAAAAATGGTATGATATTGATCGTACATTTTTCATTTCAAGTTTTGTTGCAACGTACGGTGTCTTCTTATTGACTTTTGGGGCTCTTCTCTACATCAACCCTTATTGGCGAAG TCGAACATTTGATGATAGTGGAGCTCTTTATCGGACTCTAAAGTTCCGtg GAGTTATAGGGAGAGAAAGAACACCGGTTGTGCTTTCGCTTTATTTCGGTTGTTCGTTTTCTTCCCAACAAATTGGTATCGGAGCTTGGTTATTGTGTCAGATAATTATGGAAATTAATACGAGCAAGATGATTATGTTAAATGGCACAAATTATCAACTTTGGCGGAATAAAATGAAGGACTTGTTGTTTGTTAAGGCTTTGCATCTTCCGGTCTTTACTACTCAAAAACCCGATTCGAAAAGTGATGAAGAATGGGAATTTGAGCATCAACAAGTGTGTGGCTTTATTCggcaatttgttgaagaaaatgtTTACAACCACATTGATCAGGAGACACATGCTCGAACATTGTGGGAGAAGCTTGAAAGCTTGTATGCTTAG